Proteins encoded within one genomic window of Oncorhynchus nerka isolate Pitt River linkage group LG9b, Oner_Uvic_2.0, whole genome shotgun sequence:
- the LOC115124627 gene encoding mitochondrial ubiquitin ligase activator of nfkb 1-A-like — MEEFPVRTVEGLCLGTSLAISGLFFYIYRKKRKSVDKLNEAPHIHLDGKLADLLNVTPGKCLQYVVIEGAVQPVGEPLRSQYQEGSVGVVQKLMLREHKLVWNSLAHTWMDSECVLHQRVNTVPFSLLGSDQANVRVLCPLEASELKMEILHEKFHQATYGFTDIVGQYLSGEKPKGQLETEEMLKVGATLTGVGELILDTDRVLKLRPPTDGSEYFLSTADFETLRLEQEDQAVVWRVLASVFALAGAAVLLWVGCRYYRSLRVCWEQERLKREFETLGAGGSGAPQQGSREEETPLENDCVICLTQLRSCVLLDCGHVCCCYSCYQALPQPICPICRQAINRVVPLYQA, encoded by the exons ATGGAGGAGTTTCCAGTGAGGACGGTGGAGGGGCTGTGTCTAGGCACCAGCTTGGCCATATCAGGCCTCTTCTTCTACatctacaggaaaaagaggaaatCGGTGGACAAGCTCAAT GAGGCACCCCACATTCATTTGGATGGGAAACTGGCAGACCTTTTGAATGTGACACCGGGAAAGTGTCTGCAGTATGTTGTCATCGAAG gagcAGTGCAGCCTGTGGGGGAGCCTCTAAGGAGTCAGTACCAGGAAGGCAGCGTAGGGGTAGTGCAGAAACTCATGCTGAGGGAACACAAGCTGGTGTGGAACAGCCTGGCCCACACCTG GATGGACAGTGAGTGCGTGCTGCACCAGAGGGTGAATACTGTGCCCTTCAGCCTGCTGGGGTCGGACCAGGCCAATGTGAGGGTGCTGTGTCCCCTGGAGGCCTCAGAGCTGAAGATGGAGATCCTCCATGAGAAGTTCCACCAGGCCACCTACGGTTTCACCGACATCGTCGGACAGTACCTCAGTGGAGAGAAGCCCAAAGGCCAGCTGGAGACTGAGGAAATGCTCAAG GTTGGCGCTACTCTTACAGGTGTAGGCGAGCTCATCCTGGACACGGACCGGGTGCTGAAGCTCCGCCCGCCCACCGACGGCTCAGAGTACTTCCTAAGCACAGCAGACTTTGAGACCCTGCGGCTGGAGCAGGAAGACCAGGCGGTGGTCTGGCGGGTCCTGGCCTCTGTGTTCGCCCTGGCCGGGGCCGCCGTCCTCCTCTGGGTGGGCTGCCGCTACTACCGCAGCCTGAGGGTCTGCTGGGAACAGGAACGTCTGAAGAGGGAGTTTGAGACACTGGGCGCCGGGGGGTCTGGGGCTCCACAACAGGGGTCTAGGGAGGAGGAGACGCCCCTGGAGAATGACTGTGTGATCTGCCTGACCCAGCTCCGTAGCTGTGTGCTACTGGACTGTGGGCACGTGTGCTGCTGCTACAGCTGCTACCAGGCCCTGCCTCAGCCCATCTGCCCCATATGCCGGCAGGCCATCAACAGAGTGGTGCCCCTCTACCAGGCATGA
- the LOC115124626 gene encoding dol-P-Man:Man(5)GlcNAc(2)-PP-Dol alpha-1,3-mannosyltransferase-like translates to MAGGVRKKSSPGPRSRVWAPLRTLWQEKHLIVFKAEYTILVASVLWFLEIGINIWVIQKVAYTEIDWQAYMDEVEGVINGTYDYTQLKGGTGPLVYPAGFVYTFTVLYYITNHGVNIRLAQYLFAVFYLLTLLLVFRIYHRTQKVPPYVFFFVCCASYRIHSIFVLRLFNDPVAMMMLFGAVNLFLDGRWALGCGLYSLAVSVKMNVLLFAPGLLFLLLSEFGLMRAIPKLSLCAAIQILLGLPFLMENPIGYMTRAFDLGRQFMFKWTVNWRFLPEWLFLSRYFHLVLLAAHLLALLLFTLRHWKRPGESIMELLKEPGKRVIPAQKLTSDQMVLILFTSNFIGMCFSRSLHYQFYVWYFHTLPFLLWSGGVKKLAHLLRVLILGLVELSWNTYPSTTHSSAALHVCHLIMLLTLWFAPRVEEKSKSK, encoded by the exons ATGGCAGGAGGTGTGAGGAAAAAGTCGTCCCCTGGTCCACGGTCTAGAGTGTGGGCGCCACTTCGTACACTATGGCAGGAGAAACATTTGATCGTATTCAAGGCAGAGTACACAATACTGGTCGCCTCTGTTCTGTGGTTCCTGGAGATCGGAATAAACATATGGGTCATCCAAAAAGTAGCAT ACACAGAGATCGACTGGCAGGCGTATATGGATGAGGTAGAGGGAGTCATCAACGGCACCTACGACTACACCCAGCTCAAAGGAGGCACAGGCCCGCTGGT ATACCCAGCAGGATTTGTGTACACCTTCACAGTGCTGTATTACATCACCAACCACGGGGTGAATATTCGCCTGGCCCAGTACCTGtttgctgttttctacctgctcacccTGCTGCTCGTCTTCAGGATCTACCACCGCACCCAGAAG GTTCCTCCCTACGTATTCTTCTTTGTGTGCTGTGCCTCCTACCGGATCCACTCCATCTTCGTCCTGCGTCTTTTCAACGACCCTGTAGCCATGATGATGTTGTTTGGGGCTGTCAATCTGTTCCTGGATGGCCGCTGGGCTCTGGGCTGTGGCCTCTACAG TTTAGCAGTGTCTGTGAAGATGAACGTGCTCCTGTTTGCCCcgggcctcctcttcctcctgctgtCTGAGTTTGGCCTGATGAGGGCCATacccaagctctctctctgtgctgccaTCCAG ATATTGTTGGGCCTACCCTTCCTGATGGAGAATCCCATTGGCTATATGACCCGGGCCTTTGACTTGGGTCGTCAGTTTATGTTCAAGTGGACAGTGAACTGGCGCTTCCTGCCTGAGTGGCTTTTCCTAAGTCGCTACTTCCATCTGGTGCTCCTGGCTGCCCACCTGCTAGCCCTGCTACTGTTTACCCTGCGCCACTGGAAGAG GCCTGGAGAGAGCATCATGGAACTGCTGAAGGAGCCAGGCAAGCGAGTCATCCCTGCCCAGAAACTCACCTCGGATCA GATGGTGCTGATCCTCTTCACGTCTAACTTCATCGGCATGTGCTTCAGCCGCTCGCTGCACTACCAGTTCTACGTCTGGTACTTCCACACCCTACCTTTCCTTCTCTGGAGCGGAGGAGTCAAGAAGCTGGCTCACCTACTCAG GGTTTTGATCCTCGGCCTGGTGGAGCTGTCGTGGAACACCTACCCTTCTACTACACACAGTTCAGCAGCCCTCCATGTCTGCCATCTCATCATGCTGCTCACCCTGTGGTTCGCCCCCCGGGTAGAGGAGAAGTCCAAGAGCAAGTGA